In Ruminococcaceae bacterium BL-6, a genomic segment contains:
- a CDS encoding protein of unknown function (Evidence 5 : Unknown function) produces MRDRGEPAVFVRTRPGSPREIEGNRERLRLACESAAGALAGRGAEVRICWEDGKKG; encoded by the coding sequence ATGCGGGACAGGGGAGAGCCGGCCGTTTTTGTCCGGACCAGGCCGGGTTCCCCGCGGGAAATCGAAGGGAACCGCGAGCGGCTCCGGCTCGCGTGCGAAAGCGCGGCGGGCGCTCTGGCGGGGCGCGGCGCCGAGGTGCGGATCTGCTGGGAAGACGGGAAGAAGGGCTGA
- a CDS encoding Recombinase family protein: MKLKVAMYLRKSRAEELSKEETLKRHRETLTEFAERNGLAVADVYEEVASGESLSARPEMLKLLEAVGRGAYDAILCMDIDRLGRGAMSDQGRILEVLKSSGTRIITPRKLYDLNDELDETYSEFESFLARQELKAIKRRMQRGIRRTIEDGGYVANPPYGYERAYRGKRPTLAVKEDEAGLVRLIFSLYTERGFGCQRIADTLNAMGAKPRRAEQFGRTSVMKILRNPVYAGKIVWNRKMRARRGTGEARTIKTVPAPREKWIVADGIHPPIIPESLFGRTQERIGRKIRPPANAGPLENPLAGLVFCKNCGAPMQRRPLRDGEAYLICQKRGCMTASPLHAVEDAVLKAVKEQLGPLELQISALPEKEAESGRENLEAGRQNLLRQMERLHDLLEQGVYTPDIFLARRELLRKKLEKLESAGRNSPGGPESHEAEKPFPESLEELYAAMDAHGKNLLLKSLIEKIVYSKEKGARPNEFRLEIFFPPFF, from the coding sequence ATGAAATTGAAGGTTGCCATGTATCTGCGCAAATCCCGCGCGGAGGAGCTCAGCAAGGAAGAAACGCTGAAGCGCCACCGCGAAACGCTGACGGAATTTGCCGAACGGAACGGCCTTGCCGTCGCCGACGTTTATGAAGAGGTCGCTTCCGGCGAAAGCCTGAGCGCCCGGCCCGAAATGCTGAAGCTGCTGGAAGCAGTTGGACGCGGCGCGTACGACGCGATCCTCTGCATGGACATCGACCGGCTCGGGCGCGGGGCCATGAGCGACCAGGGCAGAATATTGGAGGTCCTGAAAAGCTCCGGGACGAGGATCATCACCCCGCGCAAGCTGTACGACCTGAACGACGAGCTGGACGAAACCTATTCCGAATTCGAATCGTTTCTGGCAAGGCAGGAGCTCAAGGCTATCAAGCGCCGGATGCAGCGCGGGATCCGCCGCACGATCGAGGACGGCGGATACGTCGCAAACCCGCCCTACGGCTACGAGCGGGCTTATCGGGGCAAACGGCCGACCCTTGCGGTGAAGGAGGATGAAGCCGGGCTGGTGCGCCTGATCTTCTCCCTTTACACCGAGCGGGGATTCGGCTGCCAGCGCATCGCCGATACGCTGAACGCGATGGGCGCGAAGCCGCGCCGCGCCGAACAGTTCGGGAGGACGTCCGTCATGAAGATCCTTCGCAACCCCGTCTATGCCGGAAAAATCGTCTGGAACCGGAAAATGCGCGCGCGCAGGGGCACCGGGGAAGCCCGCACGATCAAAACCGTCCCGGCGCCGCGGGAAAAGTGGATCGTCGCCGACGGAATCCACCCGCCCATCATCCCGGAAAGCCTGTTCGGACGCACCCAGGAAAGGATCGGGCGGAAAATACGCCCGCCCGCAAACGCCGGGCCGCTGGAAAATCCGCTGGCCGGGCTCGTGTTCTGCAAAAATTGCGGCGCCCCGATGCAGCGGCGGCCTCTCAGGGACGGGGAGGCCTACCTGATCTGCCAGAAGCGCGGCTGCATGACCGCAAGCCCTCTGCACGCCGTGGAGGACGCCGTGCTGAAGGCTGTGAAAGAGCAGCTCGGCCCCCTGGAACTGCAGATTTCCGCGCTCCCCGAAAAAGAGGCGGAAAGCGGGCGGGAAAATCTGGAAGCCGGCAGGCAAAACCTTCTCCGTCAGATGGAACGCCTGCATGACCTGCTGGAGCAAGGCGTTTACACCCCCGACATCTTTCTGGCCCGCCGGGAGCTTCTTCGGAAAAAGCTGGAGAAACTGGAATCCGCCGGGCGGAATTCGCCCGGCGGACCGGAAAGCCACGAAGCCGAAAAGCCCTTCCCCGAATCTCTGGAAGAGCTTTATGCCGCGATGGATGCACATGGAAAAAACCTGCTGCTGAAGTCGCTGATCGAAAAGATCGTTTACAGCAAAGAGAAAGGCGCCAGGCCGAACGAGTTCCGCCTGGAAATCTTTTTTCCGCCCTTTTTCTGA
- a CDS encoding conserved protein of unknown function (Evidence 4 : Unknown function but conserved in other organisms): MGLYRYSNDSAVSGSSSGCGSGGDSESSRTRCNSRSANALKDIIALLDDLNDRDLKILENLIDRLLCARE, encoded by the coding sequence ATGGGCTTATACCGTTACAGCAACGACAGCGCGGTTTCGGGCAGCAGCTCCGGATGCGGTTCGGGCGGAGACAGCGAAAGCAGCAGAACCAGATGCAACAGCAGAAGCGCAAACGCATTAAAAGATATTATCGCCCTGTTGGATGATCTGAACGACAGGGATTTGAAAATCCTTGAAAATCTGATCGACCGGCTTTTATGCGCGCGCGAATAA
- the pcrA gene encoding ATP-dependent DNA helicase PcrA: protein MRIPETSVPNETILKQNFSKMNPRQQEAIRYQDGPLLILAGAGSGKTTVLVNRIASLICREKACKPWQVMAITFTNKAAGELKDRLAAMLGEQGNEVWASTFHSACSRILRRNGDRLGYTSHFTIYDTDDSRRLMKECQKLLNIEEKAFPPKSILAEIGHAKDSLIGPDEFANQTGGDFRLEQIAKAYRLYQSRMKEADAMDFDDLICNAVRLFEENPDVLDYYQNRIRYIMVDEYQDTNHAQYVFVSLLAKKERNLCVVGDDDQSIYKFRGATIENILSFEKSFPGAKVIRLEQNYRSTKTILNAANAVIANNQQRKGKTLWTDNPEGEKISFHTAYSEQDEANFISTHILEEVAKGRRYSDFAVLYRMNSQSNVLEKVFVKSGIPYRIIGGVRFYDRKEIRDMLAYLSVVNNPSDEIRLRRIINQPKRSIGDKTIAQATEIARTLGEPLFDVICHADEFESLRRTSPKLLAFAGLIREMMDVANDQSKSLNDLYQFILKKTNYIDSLKNENEDSQERVENINELASSLIKYEEENEDASLYGFLEEVSLFTDIDNFDAEADRVVLMTMHSAKGLEFPVVFLPGMEEGIFPGLQAIYNPSEVEEERRLAYVAITRAKEKLFLSNAESRMIFGSTSRNKPSRFLSEIPDELLVHTRSRAWKKPQPGTELPTPACEIRAVSISAARNFGPVGFPKKPTKEVFHPGDSVEHKTFGTGMILSVSPMGNDTLLEIAFDRVGTKKLMSNFARLKKTEAKSC from the coding sequence ATGAGGATACCGGAGACTTCCGTACCGAACGAAACGATCCTGAAACAGAATTTTTCAAAAATGAATCCGCGGCAGCAGGAGGCTATCAGATACCAGGATGGCCCCCTGTTGATTTTGGCGGGTGCCGGCAGCGGGAAAACGACCGTGCTGGTCAACCGGATCGCCAGCCTGATCTGTCGGGAAAAAGCCTGCAAACCCTGGCAGGTCATGGCGATTACGTTTACGAACAAGGCGGCGGGCGAGCTGAAGGACAGGCTCGCGGCGATGCTGGGCGAGCAGGGGAATGAGGTATGGGCCTCCACGTTCCACTCGGCCTGCTCGCGCATTCTGCGGCGCAACGGGGACCGGCTCGGTTACACGTCCCATTTCACCATTTACGATACCGACGATTCGCGCCGGCTGATGAAGGAATGCCAGAAGCTGCTGAACATAGAAGAGAAGGCTTTTCCGCCGAAATCCATTCTGGCGGAGATCGGGCACGCGAAGGATTCGCTGATCGGCCCGGACGAGTTTGCGAACCAGACCGGGGGCGATTTCCGGCTGGAGCAGATCGCGAAAGCCTACCGTCTGTATCAGAGCCGCATGAAAGAGGCCGATGCGATGGATTTCGACGACCTGATCTGCAACGCGGTGCGGCTTTTCGAGGAAAACCCCGATGTGCTGGATTATTACCAGAACCGGATCCGGTATATCATGGTGGATGAATATCAGGATACGAACCACGCGCAGTATGTTTTTGTCTCCCTGCTCGCAAAAAAGGAGAGAAACCTCTGCGTGGTGGGCGACGACGACCAGAGCATCTATAAATTCCGCGGCGCGACGATCGAAAACATCCTGAGCTTTGAAAAATCCTTTCCCGGCGCCAAGGTGATCCGGCTGGAACAGAATTACCGTTCCACGAAGACGATCCTGAACGCCGCCAACGCGGTGATCGCGAACAACCAGCAGAGGAAGGGGAAGACGCTTTGGACGGACAACCCCGAGGGGGAGAAGATTTCGTTCCACACGGCTTACAGCGAGCAGGATGAGGCGAATTTCATCTCGACGCATATTCTGGAGGAGGTGGCGAAGGGCCGCCGCTATTCGGATTTTGCCGTGTTGTACCGCATGAACTCGCAGTCGAACGTGCTGGAAAAGGTGTTCGTCAAATCCGGGATCCCTTACCGGATCATCGGCGGCGTGCGCTTTTACGACCGCAAGGAGATCCGCGACATGCTCGCCTACCTGAGCGTCGTCAACAACCCCTCCGACGAGATCCGCCTGCGCCGGATCATCAACCAGCCCAAGCGCTCCATCGGGGACAAAACCATCGCCCAGGCGACCGAGATCGCCCGCACGCTGGGCGAGCCGCTGTTCGACGTCATCTGCCACGCGGATGAATTTGAGTCGCTCCGGCGGACATCCCCGAAGCTTCTGGCGTTTGCCGGGCTGATCCGGGAAATGATGGATGTGGCGAACGACCAGTCGAAGTCGCTGAACGATCTGTATCAGTTTATCCTGAAAAAAACGAATTATATCGACTCGCTGAAAAATGAGAACGAGGATTCGCAGGAGCGCGTGGAGAACATCAACGAGCTGGCGTCCAGCCTGATCAAGTATGAGGAGGAGAACGAGGATGCCAGCCTTTACGGATTCCTTGAGGAGGTCTCCCTTTTTACCGACATCGACAACTTCGACGCCGAGGCGGACCGCGTGGTGCTGATGACGATGCACTCCGCGAAGGGGCTGGAGTTCCCGGTCGTTTTTCTGCCCGGCATGGAAGAGGGAATCTTCCCGGGGCTGCAGGCCATCTACAACCCATCCGAAGTGGAGGAGGAGCGCCGGCTCGCCTATGTAGCCATCACCAGGGCCAAAGAAAAGCTCTTCCTCAGCAACGCGGAAAGCCGCATGATCTTCGGCTCCACCTCGCGCAACAAGCCGTCGCGCTTTCTGAGCGAAATCCCGGATGAGCTTTTGGTACATACGCGTTCCCGCGCGTGGAAAAAGCCCCAGCCCGGCACCGAGCTCCCCACGCCCGCCTGCGAGATCCGCGCGGTTTCCATCAGCGCGGCGCGCAACTTCGGGCCCGTCGGCTTTCCCAAAAAGCCGACGAAAGAGGTGTTCCATCCCGGCGACAGCGTGGAGCACAAAACGTTTGGAACCGGCATGATCCTTTCCGTTTCCCCCATGGGGAACGATACGCTTCTCGAAATTGCGTTCGACCGGGTGGGCACCAAAAAGCTGATGTCCAATTTTGCCCGGCTGAAAAAGACCGAAGCAAAATCGTGCTGA
- a CDS encoding conserved protein of unknown function (Evidence 4 : Unknown function but conserved in other organisms), protein MIETDYTPYRDFPFPAALSEEDQKIKAFFLSLPDEEQLRLLRGCQSYGEFYDRVVQRIPKA, encoded by the coding sequence GTGATCGAGACGGATTATACCCCATACCGGGATTTCCCCTTCCCCGCGGCGCTTTCGGAAGAGGATCAGAAAATAAAGGCTTTTTTCCTGTCGCTGCCGGATGAGGAGCAGCTGCGCCTTCTGCGGGGCTGCCAGTCCTACGGGGAATTTTACGACAGGGTCGTGCAAAGGATCCCCAAGGCATAA